The region CTCAcgccaatttaattccaggacggTTAGCGCACGCTATGCGAGCCAGATAACTTGCcatggaataatcgagaaatgattgAAATGGAAGGTTCCATTTTCAGATCTCGTTCTCTCTGTCGTCAACATCGTCCTTCTTTAAGATTCCAATTAAACTATTTATAACTCATGCGAACGTTACTTAAGAGCCAGCACAATCTATAATGCGATAATGGCCAGATCGTTTCGTTTGAAACGCAATCCCCACTCTCCTTTCGTCTGTTTGGGACCATACAATTGCGAGGAGGCGGTAAAGGCACTATATGGATGTAACCAAGAACATGAATTAGTTgccctgaaaatgaaaacgtttATGGCACCACTAGCCACAAGATGACAGATTTGTCCAGGATTGCCATTATTTCAATAGAAGCATGATGACCTAAGTAAGTGTCACAGAGTGTCCTCTGGCACCTCGACTCTACTTCAATAGGGAGTTCAAACAAACACGaggtcgacgaaagcgagaacgtcgtCTGaaaacttcgcgtttctggaatcatttctcaatcatccaaagtcattatgcttggcCAATATCACGGTGTTATAAACTattctggaattaaattggaaccacgcttcagagataagaacgcaaaattgaacaataaGTCATCGTCTacataactgcaaaacagttcatttcacgtcgtggaaagaacgagaatgCCAGCGACCtgtttaaaaatgaaacatgcacgtgcaaagcgtgcaaaagcTATTGtgtttcattgtcaaatgtgcaaatttgtgacgttcttgctgCCGTCGTcctcgtggttgcttaagctccctaatatcgTTTATGACGAAGGGTACTGCGAATAAATGTCATAAAGTGTCTCTAGTTCTCCTCCTTACGGATCGGAGGCAGAGAGAGTAAGCCAAATCCTATCTTATAAGATAACCCAAACACAAAAGCTAACCCTAATGTTATAATCAGGTATTTTACGCTAACCGGAAAGCTTCgtgacgtttatcaaaattactAACCGCGGACGTAAGTGCACGATGAACCGGCTTTTTACACTCGTCAGTTCTTCGACACTTAAGGATGAACATTACTTTCTGGCttcatttctgtttttaaACGGCTTTGTGAGAATTCGTCTCCCCTTCGTGACTTTTCTATTCATGGTTAAATCGTATAACACCCTGATTTCTTCTATAAGAAACCCAAGGAGTAATAAACCCTCTCTTCAAGTCTGTCATATTAAGCTTTGTCCCCCCTGCTGTTACTGCAAATTGTAACACAGGTAAGTTTATTTTGTTCGAGACGCCGCAGTGGCCCTATTAATGGCAGCCAGCaacgaaaacaaagaacagaaacgttacttgaaaataaacattatgcgcagttgtgactattttgctaTTATctcattttgtttgcattctaCAATACTGGCGAATTTGGGTACAACTGTACTAGTGTGCGCACTCCTTAATTAAATAGAGAGATGAGTTAAAGATTTGCGGtggttgtatgctcaagttATCAAAAGGCGGTAATTGGTAATTGGCAGAAGACGGCACGGAATTATTCTaaaatgcgtgccgcacgtgcagcacactTGTTTTCTCCCGGTCGTCcgatcaaattcttaattggGAGCTTAATTGGGCGCAACCACGCCGACGAAGGCAACAAGAACGTTacaaatctgcatatttgacaatcaaaaacaatagttttgcacgctttgcacgtgcattttcacttttcgacatttcgcagacgttctcgttttttccacgacgtgaatgccctgttttgcagttatgtgcttgacgtgagcatatgatgacaaatgttcaattttgtcttcttatctctgaagcaccggttcaatttaattccacgatagttagaacacagtTTGCAAGTGTAATGATttgaataatcgagaaatgattcCTGAAACACGAAGTTACACTTCcggatgacgttctcgcttccgtcgacatcgtgattgcttaagctccctaatttgTGGCTATAAATTAATTTGTGGCTCCCTGTTTGTGTGCTATTAGAAGTGAACTCCATTTGTCAAGATCGAAATTTAATATCAGCTTAGTTTAAAACTAATGCTTGGCGAAAGTACATCGGCGTCTTTACACGCATCAAAAAAATTTCGCCACGCGCAATACGCGAAAAAATTCCTCTATGATAGTTTCGTAGTTGAGTCGAGGCATCAGGTGCCGGAGGAACAGGGTGTGTTTGGTGAAGTGTACATTCACATATTTTACCTCCCATAGTTTAAAATTCTGTTTCCTCTCTTCGGATTCTGAAACCCTCGAGCCTTGCGCGCGAGACCTTTCACGCGAGTTTTACATGAATACCCGCATTATGTAGCGCGCATGTTGCTATGTGCgtccttgaaatttttcacACTTgtgagtttaagaaatgacgacggtaaCGACAACGCTATAGATCCATGATTTAATTGGTTGAATGGTTGAACGAAGAAAAAtcatcgtgctgcacgtgcggcacgcttttgagtgcaattttttgacgtacTGTGTGGCATGAAATTTTCCTGGAATCTAATTCTCGCCAATTTCACGGACTTTTCGTCGATCAAAATAAACTCCCACCAAAAACTATTTGGCGAAAATTTGCTACATTATGAATTTCAATTAAATTTGTAAATCTTCTTTtctgcctttacatgaaaacctttcgtgcgaagcaagcgaaagtccacttcgcttgttttttacaaCGTGAgcaacttggaataatcgcaaaacagtCAAAATAATATGGAGGCCCGTCCTGGTCAAAATAACACATTTAATTTGCACttaaaacgaaatttttttctggctACCTATAATTAATATCATCTATGTCTGGAATTCTTTTTATATGTGTTTGATTAATTTAACTACCAggagtaattatttttttcctgaacaggaattaattttgtgtaccTTGAATTATTGTTGTGGTGTCCTTGTGTCCACAGGTTTGCCATGTGGATAATTACTTTGCATAAGAAAACATTTCATGGTAGTTTAATTAATCAAacatatataaaaataattccagACATTATAATTCTTAGACTTTCAGGCGGAATCTCCGCAAACAATGCCTCacaataatgataacgatTTTCTATATTATTAAGACGATTTTATATTTTCACTCCCTAGGTTTTAGTTTAAATGTACGACCCCATAAGCGGCAACGCTTTAATCACTATTGTGTTGACATAAAAGttgttgtattgtattgtattgtagcCGTGATATTAAGTACAGGCAACcaggaaagaaaattgttcCAAGAGCAATTTAAATGTGTTAATTTGACCAGGACGCGCCTCCATAACTTAACGTAACGCAAAGgtctattttaatgtgacattttcgttgcagcaaCCGTCGTACAGTAGCTTCTAAACTCTTTACTATCTAggaagagaaaggaccctgggaacaaggttgctATCAAGCCCAGTGCGCAAGTACTTTCACGCGAGGATTTCAAAAACGCGCGCGCTTGGGGACACGCGTGTTTGAGTGGCTACTAAGCCAAATGTTTTTGCCGCCATATTTGATTTAAGAAAGATTTAGACAAATAATGAACCTTTCTTGATTATTCTATGCGACATTTAATGAATGTGGACATACTCTGGTAAACGCGATCGTAAGGTTTGTTTGTTACATTGTCTTAATAATATTAAGTTTAatctcgtacgtaaggtaaaTATTGCGAAGGAGACGGACATTCGGAATACCGACATTCGTTTGAACGGTTGATTATTTTCTCTCAACtgtcaaatttgtcaaaatttagTTGTAATGAGCAAAAGAGAGTGAACACGGAAGAGTGGGGTTGTGTTTGAGGTCAAGCTAGGGCCAAACTCTATAATACTTTGCATTGCGTTACATTGCATCTTACcttttgtatttctttgttCATTTAGAATGGATGGGCCTGTTCCCAActcgaaaaaagaaaaaccttacCCCTCCCCACCAGAAGAGAACTTTTTAACCCCACCCCACACTAGTCGAGATGGGCCGCATGAAATGTCAAGCTCGGAAAGAAGGCAATATAACAAAGCTTTGAGAGCCATGTATGAAATTGTTCGACTGGGCTCCAAACGATTGGCAAAACCATCAGCAGCTGATGATGACAAaagtaatgatgatgatgatgaggatgatgatgatgtcatTCCTGAGACTGTGACAGAGACCTCTGATAATGAGGAAAATGATGGTGAGTATGTGAGGTACCTGGAGTGGGGGActtaaaacaatattttgcaaagaaatccTAAAATTTGTCACTGCTTaccatttaagcaatagaaaacgttttctttgtttgcataACCTGATGTTAACatgagaggggttgggagaatttgagatagttatgcaaacccgagagtCGAgtgtttgcataactgttagataattctcccaacccctctcatGTTAacatcaggctatgcaaacacgggaAAAAAGCTTCTATTGCTtgtataaaataacttccactaaaaactacaatgtgggaaaagataaaaaaattcatatcttcctacaacattaatttgccaatggcatttctcaactgaccaatcaaaacttacgtttgaaaatctggtgatCGTCGATGCGGCATGTTTACAACTGAAGTATCTTTACGTTacacaaccatgtttacatactctcacgcgagcacgcctctcggccaatcagagcacgcttactatcttagttatttcaTAGTAAGTTGTATAAACTGTATGGCTTTATTTTTGCTGGATAACAGTTTTGTTaatcagattttcaaaattgttacTCCCTTTttactttgcttttttttgtgacATGTTGCTTGGATTCTAAATGTGATTGGTGGACAAACCCATCAAAGTTGTTTGCACAACCATTAACAGTGGATGTTAGACTGAAATGAATTTGCAAATATAATGGAATTCATAGAATGAATCCTATTCCGTCAAGTGAAAAGTAAGCTGTGATAAACCTTTTAGCTGGTGGAatgaatttttattgttattgatgcATGAAGTCCTGAAAAGGGCTGTTGAAAActcagggctgcaaataatttcccggcTGGCCCTGGTCAAATTGTCCAgtcaaacctatttttgctcggacatatcccatttttggTCTGACAAGCATcgatagtaataatattgaacctttcaatatttaaaacttgaaactctaaATCTTTTTCCTTACCAGCATAAACAACCGGACAAATTGTCCGGCcatctaaggatttgaccggaaaaaacctatttttgaccggacattgtccatcgaccggccgttatttgcagccctgaaactacaaaaacatttccgatcatctttttttattattatttgcagaTGATGCAGAAGAGCCCTCATCTCCTCAAAGGAGTCCCTCAGGCATTCATAGACAACGTCAGTGGAGGACCAAATCATATGAAAATCAGGTAAACAGTTTTGTGTTGAAATAGTGATGTTCATAACTGTAACAATCAAGTCATACATTGTGCTTTATGCTTCAATTGAAATAGATGAATTTTGTATGATTTTCGTCTATCATGAATTCATGTAATGACCAGCTCCTAGTGGACATGATAGCTTAAAGTGTAGATGACACAGTATATCTGTAGAATATCTGTGGTCTTGACAGTGGCTTGTGAGCACTCTTAAACATGATTTTTACtcattttagaattttttttttcagtcacaTTTCCCCGGTCACTATTGGAAAAATTGATTAGCTTTTTTTGGATGAGAAGAGACTGCTATAGTTTATCACAGAACTTACTTTATGTTTCCTCCAGTAATTATAgttaattttatgttttcaTCATCTCAGGTTCAGAATCACATGGAAGCAGagaatgtgaaaaaaatccacaagGAATTGATGAGAATAAGTGCTATGCTTCAGGTCTGTTTCTAGTTCCCACTCATTTTGAAGACTTCTGTCCAATATGAGATTGTGGAATGAAAAGTTGCCAGCACTGCAGGCATCTGTGGGGTGTCCAGTGGAGTTTTTGGCGCGATACATCAGACATGCAAGGGGAGAGAAAAAGATGAGTATTTGGAAGAGTGAAAAATAAGGTGTCTACAGGCATTATTTTCCCCTTCTCACCCCTTGCGTGTCTTGTGTGTTGCACCAAAAACTCCAATGATTGCCTCCAAAAATAACCagctgaaaagagaaaaaaaacaggccACTAGCAAGGCACAAAAACAGGGGTTATTGTTGACATTACTGAGTCGGATGGACCCTAACTGTTAGGGTGTTCAAACACGATTTTTTAGAATTTCGTGTCATtgaactaaagaaaaaaatcacaaattcAAACTTGTTTTCTCTCTCTACTGTAGAAAGAAAGCGAAGCTCTCAATAGACGTGAAGTTCAACTGCGTGAAAGGGAGAAAGCCTTAAGAGATGCAGAGAAACTCAGTCACACAACAGACATTATCATTGACAGAGTCGTTGCACAAGAAGTAGAGAATCGCAGCCAAACTGTTGCCCTGGTatgcttttattattatttagtaaCTGTAACACTTAAGCTCTGGCAAATGTTATGTCTACATTACACTAAAGGAGTgagccatagccaatggcctttgtattattatcattattattattattattaataggGGATATTGCATGCTCACACGTGGATACAAATTTTATCTCACGAATGAGTGCAGTAAACGAATGAGATATCAACTTGACAATGATTTCTTGGACTAATCTTTGTTGAATCAATCTGCATGTAACAGAttgagaaaatttaattttacacATGTctaaaatagagaaaataaGTAGCATTTATCTATATTCTGAATGTTATAGCAATGAGACATctaaaatttcattaaaaaaaggcTACGTAACATTGTTCTTTAAAACAACAACCTTGATATCTTGACATGTGAAAGATGTAAAAACTCGATAAAAAATTTTCACTGGAAAGAATCGTGGTATTTCATTAGTAtctgtacaataattattattatttcttggCTGAACCATCATTCCCTGAccccaatttttgtttttatacatGATGGCTAACATTTTATTAGtagctaataaaaaaatgacatctaAATCTACTTGAACAAGTGCCAAGTgataacattatttatttacttccattattgtttgttgactttttcaaCTGTAACTTTACAGAGATATGAAAGCAAGCTTGTTGAACTTGAAGAGGTAATCAGCAAAAAGACAAGGGAACtaaagagaatgaaagattccTTTGATACAATAAAGACAGCGAATGATTCGTTGAAAAAACAGGTAACTTGATTTGCATGAATTATGTAGGTAATACATTACAGCACAAACGTGACTGACACTAGTGATTCCTGGGAAAGCCAAGTTAAGGAAAACTTTATTGAATATTGCCTACACTGTAGTTGACAacagagagcttaagcaagtgACGTTTGTAAGATACGGACGGAAACACGAAGGgtgaacattttgcatgctaggacagtggtctctcccacattttcaaactaattgtCTCTATTGGTGATAAGatacttaaaaataaaaaaatgatagtGAGAGCACAAGTTAAAGAGGAAAACAGATCACTTTCTCTGCCGACGGTGGCTCAAAAATGTcacttgcttaagctccctaataataattattattgactcCAATTATTGTAGTCCAACAGTGTTTAAGTTGTTAGTTTGTTGTCAACGTTATTTTGTTTGGTTGCCATTTAAAATGTGTTCAATTTTTATAGATCACTGATCTCCaacaacagaacaaaaaactGGAGACACAAGCCCTCAATGTGCAACACAGACTTGCTAATTTGCAGGTTAGTGAGCATTTAGTAGATGCAACTTTTTGGACTTTGACAATGCTGATTTCATTCACTACTTCCCCATTGAAAGAGCCTACAGTCTCTTGAGAAACTActagtttctgtttttttttttcctcattctgaaaagaatattttttttgtaatatcATCCCTAGAGAAAGAATGAATTTTTACAGAggggaacaaaaagagatgaCAAGCAGATTGAATtacaaagaaattcaaacaagCTGTCTTCACAAGGAAAGGAAGGTATGGTATGTTTTGGGTCAACATGAAGCTCAGCCTTAAACAATTTCTGCTCTGTTTACGGTAATTCTCAATGTTTGTCGTTGTCTTGAAACGCCAAGAATAATGAAGATTTTGAAGGCAAGGGAAAGTAACAAGCTATCATTTAATCtgaatataatattatttatccGTGCAACATTCTTAATACTGTGTGGACTGATTTTTGACCACTCAGTGGTGTTTCATTGGCATCTAATGAATGCTCAGTTCTTAGTCCTTCAATATTAtagcaaaataattataattatatgtattattttctttgtaatttttttttcagaatactGAGGGATACCTATTAAATTAATCTTCAAGTTGATATCTCTTTGAAGATTTAttgtactgttttttttttattatctgtTTAGAGGCTGTAACAAAATCAGTATCATTTTCACAGAGTAAGGTACGTAGTTGGAATTATTCAAAGAAGGAATTTGCCACACCCAGGGAACAGATTTTCATGTCAACATGCCATCTATGTTTTGCTCgaggcaatatttttaattttttaaccaTTTGAATGTCACTTAaaaatgagttttttttttaaatgattgATTACAAATATCTCAAAAAGTGGGGTGGAGAGTGACACAAATTATTTTCCTAGTTGTGCCATATCTTTGTCTCATCAATCTGTGGTATTGTCGATCTCATTTTAGAGATCAGaaagagttgttgttgtttttttttttttaatacaaaattCGATAATCTGTAGAAACTTTCAGAGTGTGGGGCGGGGAAGCTACAGTTGCACACAAATCAATAAGGCTGATTCACAAGGAACTTATCCCAGGGTCTGCAGCTTGAAGCAACTTAGAGTATTGCCACTACCCCATGGTGGGACAGAAGGGTTATCCCCTGAAGTTTTAATTTCATCAGTACCAATTTGCACACCTGGGTGGAGTAATACTTTAGCTCTTCCCAGACCCTCACCGGTCCTTATGACTGAAATATCCCTCGGTGAATTGAACTCATTTCTTatgccaatttttgttttgacaataTCATCACTTGTCTTGTGACTTAAAAGCAACGATTAAATCAACTAATCCTTCCTGTATTTTTATTGGTTCCTTTGAGTTATAGCTTCTGTTGTTATAAGGGTTAGGGGGGGGTTGTTTGTGTTGTATTGTCTACTATTTTATTCCGCAATCACAGACCATGTCTGTCTAATTATTTGTaattatgtaaatttatttgttgtaaCTTTGTGTGCTGTTTGTGTCTGTCTGTTTTTTAGCCTGATTATTGTATTATTGTAAGCCCCCTTGATAAAAAGAGGTGCAGAGTCTCTGCCTTGGTGGAGAGAGAGGATGTGGCTGATAATTTTTCTAGTGACCCAAATCAGTTAGAGCTTGTATATTttagcatttttcttttgcatcgTCAAATGCACTCTTTCTCATTagggctattttttttttctttgtttctttttgtcagGTGAATTTGTCTGGCCTATTTGAAGTGCTATCGATACTTCTGGAGTGGACTTCAGACACTCATTTGCAGAAAATGCCCACATTCCAAGATTCGCCCCAAGGAAGCCTGCAGGAGCAAAATCTGGACTTCCCGTCGGCTCTTGTGCATGAAAAGTGTTCGAAGGTATGCCTTTTTGTTGGCAAAGAAGGTTTTCAAGGGGACCATTAATTCAATGCTAATAATTTTCAATATGCTTTTCTCTCTCAAGCGCCTGTCTTTTAGAAAACGTTATCTTTGTCTCATAGGAATTCTTTAACtctatttaattttttaatttgactgGACCACAGCCTGTTTCAGGCTCTCAGTTGGTCGCAGCAGGCGTGAGCAAAAATTGAGCAAAGACTCATTGTCGGGAGGCGGGACTTCCactctctgtttttttttttccttcatctcGCACCTCTAGAAACTGAAAGCCTGGAACGGGCTAACTTAGGTAGAGACTGGGTCTCAAACTAGCTTGCTTGAAATGTTGCTTTAAATTTCTAGCCATCGTTGTAATTGTTTAAAGTTGTATATTTAGTTTACCATTTGTCATTGTATTCTGTTGATATTTGTGTAGTAGGTCCACATCATGCTATGGCTTCAAATTATCAACCTACttatcaaataaattattatcattatcattattattattattaccttaAGTTGTTGGCTTCCGTTATAATTACTTTTATTGCTTTGTTACAAAGTGTCGAtttcttctgtttcttttaCTACTGTCATTCTCTCACTCTGAGCCATTCAAACCtcttgctttggtttttcttgtaaaattaACTACCGTAGCTGTATATTCTTGAAGAGTAAAACGGTAATTAAAAAATCTTGCTCATTCGGGGAGAAGAGGGTCATAACATGCCGCTCCCAGTACCCCGCTCTCTCAACCCCTGAACCTTTCTTTTAACTTTCCGCTTCTCTTCCTGTtgttgagcgacattttggaATTACGTCCACGACGACATAAGAACATCGGAAAGGGTTTAATAGCAATCCGTtgttgagcgacattttgaaatttcgtCCACTACGACATAAGAACATCGGAAAGGGTTTAATAGCAATCCGTtgttgagcgacattttgaaatttcgtCCACTACGACATAAGAACATCAAAAAGGGCTTCGCAATCTGTcgttgagcgacattttgaaattttgtcaacCATGACATAAGAACATTGAAAAGGGTGTAGCAATCTCACCACAGTTAGCTCGCATTCTTCGTTTCAAATGTCTGTTATTAACTACTTCTTCAACGAAAACCGTTGCTTTTCTCTACACTCTGTGTTCTGCCGAATTCTGCACTCTTCAACTCTCGCCACCCGCCTATCTCGTTTTGGCTTCAGTACCTTTCCCGCCCTCTATACTCTCCTATCGTCCTGCCCGCCGTCACTGATAATTGACATAActtattattgttgtcattatttgataaataaataaatttatttattagctCTCTATTTATAAAAAGACGTTTTTAGTCGCTTGACTAAGAAGCGTGGAGCTTGA is a window of Acropora palmata chromosome 4, jaAcrPala1.3, whole genome shotgun sequence DNA encoding:
- the LOC141878489 gene encoding coiled-coil domain-containing protein 138-like; translation: MDGPVPNSKKEKPYPSPPEENFLTPPHTSRDGPHEMSSSERRQYNKALRAMYEIVRLGSKRLAKPSAADDDKSNDDDDEDDDDVIPETVTETSDNEENDDDAEEPSSPQRSPSGIHRQRQWRTKSYENQVQNHMEAENVKKIHKELMRISAMLQKESEALNRREVQLREREKALRDAEKLSHTTDIIIDRVVAQEVENRSQTVALRYESKLVELEEVISKKTRELKRMKDSFDTIKTANDSLKKQITDLQQQNKKLETQALNVQHRLANLQRKNEFLQRGTKRDDKQIELQRNSNKLSSQGKEEAVTKSVSFSQSKVNLSGLFEVLSILLEWTSDTHLQKMPTFQDSPQGSLQEQNLDFPSALVHEKCSKILPGMSDILSYLPNINPRVQQPCLQFTYWCIVFMEQTVQGSQRSALASTLRHIGEELFKPQVTKVAEEGSIPKSDRHKTDIYFHSPNIAVRILSSFIILKTLSRVDFLAQVFDVLKTDLKDDVGKQIFLTYEGINVILSYMKPAQKGLLSSAIDVLLLMSVDSPFTSSFLESCSNEPWFRTTVNLLQRKGLDSKILEKLSIVLQRLSKVKSNRRYFEAFQIAPIVQEMLRTCDPQNAFLALNLRSIIFNLGQGK